The nucleotide window AGGGGTGAAAGGTTCATGGCGAGTTGAGTCGCGACGGAGAAAGAGGGTACAGCGGCGCACCTATGAATGGTGAGTCGCGCGTTGCTCGCACGCCTTACCCTCCCCTTGCCCCTCCCTGACAGGGAGGGGGATAAGTGAGTCCTTCAAATCAATTGTTGAACGAAAGAAACCAAAACATGTTCGCCCATCTTCGTGCCGCGGTTGTGATCTTCTTCTTGCTGTCGCTGGTGACGGGTGTCGGCTATCCGCTCTTGGTCACGGGCATCGGCCAGACGTTGTTTCCGCGCCAGGCGCAAGGCAGTCTGATCCAGGCCGAGGGCGCGGTGCGCGGCTCGGAGCTGATCGGCCAATCTTTTGAAGGTCCGGAGTACCTGTGGGGTCGCCTCTCGGCCACGGGGCCGTTTCCCTACAATTCGGCTTCCTCCAGCGGCGCGAACCTGGGGCCGACGAATCCCGCGCTGGTGGACGCTGTGAAGGCGCGCGTCGACGCTTTGCGCGCGGTCGACCCAGAGAATAAGGCCAAGATTCCGGTCGACCTGGCGACCGCATCCGGCAGCGGGCTCGATCCACACATCAGTCCAGCCGCCGCCGAATACCAGGTGACCCGCGTTGCCAAGGCACGGGGCATCACGCCCGAGGATGTACGCAAGATCATCGCCAAACACACGCTCGCCCGCACCCTCGGAATCCTGGGCGAACCGCGTGTCAATGTTCTCCTGGTGAACCTTGAGCTCGATGCCCTGGCCGGCATGCATCCTGCGGTTGGCGACGGACAATAGTGCGTCGGTCCTGGTCGCTGTCCTATATTTGGGAGGTGCTCTGCGACGTGTTGCCGAGGCGGCAGTTATTCTCTCCACGGCTCGACTCTCTCTGCGGGATCACTCGCGGAACATTGACACGCGATGGCGGAATCTCGACCTGATCCCGACGCCCTGCTGGCCCGCGTGCAAGCGGAAGAGTCGCGCGCCGAGCGTGGCAAGCTGAAGATCTTCTTCGGCGCCGCGCCGGGCGTCGGCAAGACGTACACCATGCTCGAGGCCGGCCGCAAGGTCGCCAAGGAGGGCGTGGATGTTTTGGTCGGCTACCTCGAGCCACACGTTCGGCCCGAGACCCAGGCCCTGCTCATGGGGCTCGACGTGCTGGGCCGCCGCACGATCGAATACCGCGGC belongs to Pirellulales bacterium and includes:
- the kdpC gene encoding potassium-transporting ATPase subunit KdpC codes for the protein MFAHLRAAVVIFFLLSLVTGVGYPLLVTGIGQTLFPRQAQGSLIQAEGAVRGSELIGQSFEGPEYLWGRLSATGPFPYNSASSSGANLGPTNPALVDAVKARVDALRAVDPENKAKIPVDLATASGSGLDPHISPAAAEYQVTRVAKARGITPEDVRKIIAKHTLARTLGILGEPRVNVLLVNLELDALAGMHPAVGDGQ